A window of the Gemmatimonadota bacterium genome harbors these coding sequences:
- a CDS encoding RNA methyltransferase: MPRTGLSNVVIVLDHPKDVVNIAGVIRVMNNFGLSTLRLVNPDEFNAYRIEGIAHRSGELIEATTRHDSLEDAVADVSFVLGTTARPRTAGRSYLWPREAAARIAERAQDGTVAILLGREDRGLTNEGLDLCHAVSIIPTDSEYSSLNLAQACLVLAYEVFLALDASDPDLPQGRRATRPPTQAELEETFAAIERGLGRIDFYKAREPAAVMRTLRTIISRSEPDLREARLLGAIGYEIGHYLDRLQDR, encoded by the coding sequence ATGCCAAGAACCGGTCTCTCCAACGTCGTGATCGTGCTCGATCACCCCAAGGACGTAGTGAACATCGCCGGCGTGATCCGAGTCATGAACAATTTCGGGCTCAGCACACTCCGTCTCGTGAACCCCGACGAATTCAACGCATACCGCATCGAGGGAATCGCGCACCGGAGCGGCGAGCTCATCGAAGCGACCACGCGGCACGATTCCCTCGAAGATGCGGTCGCAGACGTATCGTTCGTCCTGGGAACGACCGCCCGCCCGCGCACCGCCGGTCGTAGCTATCTCTGGCCTAGAGAAGCCGCAGCCAGAATAGCGGAACGGGCTCAGGACGGGACGGTCGCGATCTTGCTGGGCCGCGAGGATCGCGGCCTCACGAACGAGGGACTGGACCTCTGCCACGCAGTGTCGATCATCCCCACGGATTCCGAGTACTCGAGCCTAAACCTGGCTCAGGCGTGCCTCGTGCTTGCGTACGAGGTCTTCCTGGCCCTCGACGCATCGGACCCGGACCTTCCGCAGGGCCGCAGGGCGACGCGGCCACCGACCCAAGCGGAGCTCGAGGAGACCTTCGCGGCGATCGAGCGCGGGTTGGGCCGCATCGATTTCTACAAAGCCAGGGAGCCAGCGGCGGTGATGCGCACACTGCGCACCATCATCTCCCGGTCAGAACCCGACCTGCGGGAAGCCCGCCTACTCGGTGCCATCGGCTACGAGATCGGGCACTACCTTGATCGCTTGCAGGACCGCTGA
- a CDS encoding histidinol phosphate phosphatase, which produces MPSSDQVRELLEFATVLAHEAGALTLRYFGGIVDHDAKGDGSPVTIADREAEELIRRRVEERFPEHSILGEEYGESNAGAPVRWILDPIDATRSFMRGVPLYGVLIGIEIEAESVVGVAHFPPLQETIAAGAGLGCTWNGDPCSVSLVEAIESAVICTTDVERILSRPEGDGWRRLQQRCSYSRTWGDCYGHALVATGRIEAQVDPVTAPWDAGPFLTIATEAGGRFTTLEGDATVHGGSGVSSNGLLHDEILRELAS; this is translated from the coding sequence GTGCCATCTTCAGACCAAGTCCGCGAGCTGTTGGAGTTCGCTACCGTTCTCGCCCATGAGGCTGGTGCACTTACACTCCGGTACTTCGGAGGGATTGTGGATCACGACGCGAAAGGTGACGGCTCGCCCGTCACCATCGCAGATCGTGAAGCCGAAGAGCTGATTCGACGGAGGGTCGAGGAGCGGTTTCCTGAGCACTCGATCCTTGGCGAGGAGTACGGGGAATCCAACGCGGGTGCTCCCGTTCGGTGGATTCTCGATCCCATCGACGCCACGCGTTCCTTCATGCGTGGTGTCCCGCTCTACGGCGTGCTGATCGGCATCGAGATCGAGGCCGAGAGCGTGGTCGGTGTCGCGCACTTTCCTCCCCTGCAAGAGACCATCGCCGCTGGAGCGGGGCTCGGTTGCACCTGGAATGGAGACCCTTGCAGCGTCTCACTCGTCGAGGCGATCGAGAGCGCCGTTATCTGCACGACGGACGTTGAGCGGATCCTGTCTCGCCCCGAAGGAGACGGATGGCGGCGCCTTCAGCAGCGCTGCTCGTACTCACGCACGTGGGGAGACTGCTACGGACACGCGCTCGTCGCGACCGGGCGCATCGAGGCGCAGGTCGATCCCGTCACGGCACCGTGGGATGCGGGCCCGTTCCTCACGATCGCGACCGAGGCCGGGGGGCGTTTCACCACACTCGAGGGCGACGCGACTGTGCACGGTGGATCGGGAGTCAGCTCGAACGGCCTCTTGCACGACGAGATTCTGCGGGAGCTGGCCAGCTAG
- a CDS encoding ABC transporter permease, with protein sequence MTRYVVRRVVGSVPLVLGIATIIFFVVHAAPGDPATTLVRPGLTPAAAAQLRANYGLDDPIPIRYVKWLGSMLTGDFGHSITYGQPTLDVVMDVLPNTLLLSACALFVAFLFGIVLGAIQAVRQYSALDSTLSVVLLFFYSMPSFWLALMLVLSLSLFARNVWEWPLWFPASGMYSTDYDLLSFGAQVKDRLWHLVLPTISLALALSAGIARYMRGSMLDVIRQDYVRTARAKGLPESSVIFKHALRNALIPIVTLLGLYIPVLFSGAVLIEHVFAWPGMGRLMVDAIASRDYPLVMACSFIFAILVVLGNLLADVLYAVVDPRIRHE encoded by the coding sequence GTGACGAGGTACGTCGTTCGCCGCGTCGTAGGGTCCGTGCCTCTGGTGCTCGGCATCGCCACGATCATTTTTTTCGTGGTGCATGCCGCTCCAGGTGACCCCGCGACTACCTTGGTAAGGCCGGGCCTCACCCCGGCGGCGGCGGCCCAGTTGAGGGCGAACTACGGGCTCGATGACCCGATCCCGATCCGCTACGTGAAGTGGCTCGGCTCGATGCTCACGGGGGACTTCGGGCACAGCATCACCTATGGCCAACCGACGCTCGACGTCGTGATGGACGTCTTGCCCAACACGCTACTGCTCTCCGCGTGCGCCCTCTTCGTCGCGTTCCTCTTCGGGATCGTACTCGGGGCGATCCAGGCCGTACGCCAGTATTCAGCGTTGGATTCGACCCTGAGCGTCGTGCTGCTCTTCTTCTACTCGATGCCGTCGTTCTGGCTCGCGCTGATGCTCGTGCTCTCGCTCAGCCTGTTCGCGCGCAACGTCTGGGAGTGGCCGCTGTGGTTCCCGGCGTCGGGGATGTACTCGACCGACTACGACCTGTTGTCCTTCGGTGCGCAAGTGAAGGACCGGCTCTGGCACCTCGTGCTTCCCACGATTTCGCTCGCGCTCGCGCTCAGCGCCGGCATTGCCCGGTACATGCGGGGCAGCATGCTCGACGTGATCCGGCAGGACTACGTGCGTACTGCCCGCGCCAAGGGCCTGCCCGAGAGCAGCGTGATCTTCAAGCACGCCCTCAGGAATGCGCTGATTCCGATCGTGACGTTGCTCGGGCTGTACATCCCTGTGCTCTTTAGCGGGGCCGTCCTGATCGAGCACGTGTTCGCCTGGCCCGGGATGGGGCGCCTCATGGTGGACGCGATCGCATCGCGCGACTACCCGCTCGTCATGGCGTGCAGCTTCATCTTCGCGATCTTGGTAGTGCTCGGGAACCTGCTCGCGGACGTACTCTACGCGGTCGTCGACCCCCGCATCCGGCATGAGTGA
- a CDS encoding diguanylate cyclase, with amino-acid sequence MSMPKPDARTDPASISERYRVLLDTTRALTGTLSSDELFAAIHRETEEVLEASGFYISLYDQGRDLATIVYFADRGEVSRVGVSYRGSDSEVIRTQRASMVNEHLDDRSLLVLGEDSTDITSSAISAPMIHKGRVIGAISAQSYDTEAYSEDDLTMLQSIADLSAVAIDNAQRFAELEQRRREAEQIEKIGRALTSELDATEVLGKVIAAVLDVLDVDGASVWLCEGPDGRVGRIAEAGGEITLPVGLTWDLDDELGEKLLEMSKPVIIDDLASSPLVPDALRKHLESGSAVGAPLMIAGRVAGILAAGSRRPRHFTDDDAAVLQRLASQASVALENARLHADLQALSLTDPLTGLPNRRMLQIYLDREVAAARRGRSLVVVLFDLDNFKHYNDTLGHLVGDDILCAFAQILEDENREMNLVGRYGGDEFISLLSESHADGARSYVHRVKERLDTDAIIGEYGLSVSIGLAEFDPATMKSTADVIQAADMDMYSEKGRRLGASRTASP; translated from the coding sequence TTGTCCATGCCCAAACCGGACGCTCGCACCGATCCAGCGAGTATCTCTGAGCGCTATCGAGTTCTTCTCGATACGACTCGGGCCCTAACGGGCACGCTCAGTTCGGATGAACTGTTCGCGGCAATCCACCGGGAGACCGAGGAGGTCCTGGAAGCCTCCGGGTTCTATATCTCCCTCTACGATCAGGGGCGAGACCTGGCGACCATCGTCTACTTCGCGGACAGGGGCGAAGTCAGTAGAGTCGGCGTGTCGTACCGGGGCTCTGATTCTGAGGTCATTCGCACACAGCGAGCCTCCATGGTCAACGAGCACCTGGACGACAGGTCGCTACTCGTGCTCGGAGAGGACAGCACAGACATAACCAGCTCGGCCATCTCGGCTCCGATGATTCACAAGGGCCGCGTGATCGGTGCGATCAGCGCTCAGAGCTACGACACCGAGGCCTACTCGGAGGACGATCTCACGATGCTGCAGAGCATCGCGGACCTTTCCGCCGTCGCGATCGACAACGCTCAGCGGTTCGCCGAGCTCGAGCAGCGCCGGCGTGAGGCCGAACAGATCGAAAAAATCGGACGGGCGCTGACGAGCGAGCTCGATGCGACGGAGGTGCTGGGTAAGGTCATCGCCGCGGTACTCGACGTGCTAGACGTCGATGGGGCCTCGGTGTGGCTCTGTGAGGGACCAGACGGTAGGGTGGGGCGTATCGCGGAGGCCGGAGGCGAGATCACCCTGCCGGTCGGCCTCACCTGGGACCTGGACGACGAACTCGGCGAGAAACTGCTGGAGATGAGCAAGCCGGTCATCATCGACGACCTCGCCTCGAGTCCGCTCGTGCCCGACGCCCTCCGCAAGCATCTGGAGTCCGGCTCCGCCGTAGGTGCCCCGCTGATGATCGCCGGGCGGGTCGCGGGCATACTCGCCGCGGGTAGCCGGCGTCCGCGCCACTTCACGGATGACGACGCAGCCGTTCTGCAGCGACTGGCGAGTCAGGCATCGGTAGCGCTCGAAAACGCGAGACTGCACGCCGACCTGCAGGCGCTCTCTCTGACCGACCCGCTGACCGGACTTCCGAACCGGCGCATGCTCCAGATTTATCTGGATAGGGAAGTCGCCGCGGCGCGACGGGGTCGTAGCCTGGTCGTCGTCCTCTTCGACCTGGACAACTTCAAACACTACAACGACACGCTCGGACACCTCGTCGGTGACGACATTCTGTGCGCGTTCGCACAGATCCTCGAAGACGAAAACCGCGAGATGAACCTGGTCGGCCGGTACGGCGGCGACGAGTTCATTTCGCTGCTCTCGGAGAGTCATGCGGACGGGGCCCGTTCCTACGTGCACCGTGTCAAGGAGCGCCTCGACACCGATGCGATCATAGGCGAGTACGGCCTCTCAGTGAGCATCGGCCTCGCAGAGTTCGACCCTGCGACGATGAAGTCGACGGCGGACGTGATCCAGGCCGCCGACATGGACATGTATTCGGAGAAAGGCCGCCGCCTCGGAGCCTCTCGAACCGCTTCTCCCTGA
- a CDS encoding GDYXXLXY domain-containing protein: MSLRAKVAAAWVAIQLGFFVGWASLEEARFGPDVGTSILVRVRPVDPRDLLRGQFMQLGYEFSRMDSTLVTSPRPGPGSSIWVVLRPDGDFHVPQRAQAGQPDRLPPGQVAIAGRVERGLFAFGIERYFVPEGTETPNWAELTVRLRVGRDGRPRIEQVYLRGVPWP, encoded by the coding sequence ATGAGCCTCCGAGCCAAGGTCGCCGCCGCTTGGGTCGCAATCCAGCTCGGCTTTTTCGTCGGCTGGGCATCGCTGGAGGAGGCTCGCTTCGGACCGGACGTCGGAACCTCGATCCTGGTCAGGGTGAGACCCGTTGATCCACGCGACCTGTTGCGGGGTCAGTTCATGCAGCTGGGTTACGAGTTCAGTCGGATGGACTCGACGTTGGTAACCTCACCCCGCCCGGGCCCCGGCTCGAGCATCTGGGTGGTGTTGCGTCCCGACGGGGATTTTCATGTGCCCCAGAGAGCGCAGGCCGGACAGCCGGACCGGCTGCCACCGGGCCAGGTGGCCATCGCCGGAAGGGTCGAGCGAGGACTCTTCGCGTTCGGAATCGAGCGCTACTTCGTACCGGAGGGCACGGAGACCCCGAACTGGGCGGAGCTGACCGTGCGCCTTCGCGTGGGGCGCGACGGACGTCCCCGGATCGAGCAGGTCTACTTGAGAGGCGTGCCTTGGCCCTAG
- the gcvH gene encoding glycine cleavage system protein GcvH: MSDIPSDLRYTEEHEYLKAAGDDGVYVVGITEYAQGELGDVVFVELPEAGSSFNRMEVFGTIEAVKAVSDLYCPVDGTVVEVNAALDDDPSLVNSDPYGAGWMIKLRVDDDEEVRGLLTSDGYADHVS; this comes from the coding sequence ATGTCCGACATTCCGAGCGACCTTCGGTATACCGAAGAGCACGAGTACCTGAAGGCGGCAGGTGACGATGGAGTCTACGTCGTGGGCATCACGGAATACGCCCAAGGGGAGCTCGGGGACGTTGTCTTCGTGGAGCTGCCGGAAGCGGGATCTTCATTCAACCGGATGGAGGTCTTCGGCACGATCGAAGCCGTAAAGGCGGTGAGCGACCTATACTGCCCGGTGGACGGTACGGTCGTGGAAGTGAACGCCGCCCTCGATGACGACCCGTCGTTGGTCAATTCCGACCCCTACGGCGCGGGGTGGATGATCAAGCTGAGGGTCGATGATGACGAGGAAGTGCGCGGGCTGCTGACTTCGGACGGCTACGCGGACCACGTCAGCTGA
- a CDS encoding lipoate--protein ligase family protein: MASPDGSGLTWRVIFDEPGSGAHNMALDHALAMSARRGDGVLRLYSWSSKTVSFGRHEPANEVYDRSAADAAGIEFVRRPTGGRAVLHHAELTYGLVLPDRTYGGPKGVYAKIHEGLAHGLKLLGVDAEVAAGGVVLTPDAGPCFKVPAPGEVVAGGQKLVGSAQVRIGNALLQHGSIILDGDQSELNRLNSAAGPIPTPATLRALVGKVSTWDLAEAITNGLQVTLGGEWNEGEYRSGELEEAEWLEKERYGKDEWTWRQ, from the coding sequence ATGGCGAGTCCGGATGGGAGCGGCCTCACCTGGCGCGTGATCTTCGACGAGCCGGGGTCCGGCGCGCACAACATGGCGCTGGACCACGCACTGGCCATGTCGGCGCGACGCGGAGACGGCGTGCTGCGACTGTACTCGTGGTCGTCCAAGACCGTGTCGTTCGGCAGACACGAGCCGGCGAACGAAGTCTACGACAGGAGTGCCGCAGATGCGGCCGGGATCGAGTTCGTGCGGCGGCCGACCGGCGGGCGGGCCGTTCTTCACCACGCCGAGCTGACCTACGGGTTGGTGCTTCCCGACCGGACCTATGGTGGGCCGAAGGGCGTGTATGCGAAGATCCACGAGGGCCTGGCGCACGGCCTGAAACTGTTGGGGGTCGATGCTGAGGTCGCGGCAGGCGGCGTCGTGCTCACGCCGGACGCGGGCCCGTGCTTCAAGGTCCCGGCGCCGGGGGAGGTCGTGGCCGGTGGACAGAAACTCGTGGGCAGCGCTCAGGTCAGGATCGGGAACGCCCTACTCCAGCACGGTTCGATCATCTTGGACGGGGACCAGAGCGAATTGAATCGGCTCAATTCGGCTGCTGGTCCGATCCCGACTCCCGCGACGCTTCGAGCGTTGGTCGGGAAGGTGAGCACCTGGGACCTTGCCGAAGCGATCACAAACGGACTTCAAGTTACGTTGGGCGGCGAGTGGAACGAGGGTGAGTATCGCTCGGGCGAGCTCGAAGAGGCTGAATGGCTGGAGAAGGAGCGTTACGGAAAAGACGAGTGGACCTGGCGACAGTGA
- a CDS encoding metal-dependent hydrolase: MAKLTFYGHATFGLETDDGTRLVIDPFFGDNPACDVSLDDVGADFILLTHGHYDHVADAIPLSEKTGATIIASFEIATYMEEKGRSVSPQHIGGGVEYPFGYVKMTPALHGGKLDLPGGEAFTTMPGGFLINLASGQRFYHAGDTSLLTDMQLLKGLVDVAVLPIGDRFTMGPADAVRAVDFIEPDVVIPCHYNTWPPIEQDAEAFVDAVGDRARVEVMTPTGLFEF, from the coding sequence ATGGCCAAGCTTACCTTCTACGGTCACGCCACCTTCGGGCTCGAGACGGACGACGGCACGAGGCTCGTGATCGACCCCTTCTTCGGGGACAATCCCGCGTGCGACGTATCGCTGGACGACGTGGGAGCCGACTTCATCTTGCTGACCCACGGCCACTATGACCACGTGGCGGACGCGATTCCCCTCTCCGAGAAGACCGGCGCGACGATCATCGCATCGTTCGAGATCGCGACCTACATGGAGGAGAAGGGACGGTCCGTGAGTCCTCAACATATCGGAGGAGGCGTCGAGTACCCGTTCGGCTACGTGAAGATGACGCCCGCGCTGCACGGTGGTAAGCTCGATCTCCCTGGCGGCGAAGCGTTCACCACAATGCCCGGAGGCTTCCTCATCAACCTCGCGAGCGGACAGCGCTTCTACCACGCTGGGGACACGAGCCTGCTCACGGATATGCAGCTGCTCAAGGGCCTGGTCGACGTGGCTGTTCTGCCCATCGGCGACCGCTTTACGATGGGTCCGGCCGACGCGGTCCGAGCCGTCGACTTCATCGAGCCGGACGTGGTGATCCCGTGCCACTACAACACGTGGCCACCGATCGAACAGGACGCCGAGGCGTTCGTGGATGCCGTCGGTGACCGCGCGCGCGTTGAAGTGATGACGCCCACGGGTCTCTTCGAGTTCTGA
- a CDS encoding twin-arginine translocase TatA/TatE family subunit, whose product MSYLTPSLGLFVFGFWEIFLVFMVIMLLFGAKKLPQLARGLGSGIRNFKGELQSPEDPEDEGQ is encoded by the coding sequence ATGAGCTATCTCACTCCATCCCTGGGGCTCTTCGTGTTCGGCTTCTGGGAGATCTTCCTGGTCTTCATGGTGATCATGCTGCTGTTCGGCGCGAAGAAACTCCCGCAGCTCGCCCGTGGGCTCGGTTCGGGCATCCGTAACTTCAAGGGCGAGCTGCAAAGCCCGGAAGATCCGGAAGACGAAGGGCAGTAG
- a CDS encoding acyl-CoA dehydrogenase: MQTLIHDAQRALTSLSAQERMFQEAVRNFAVSEVAPRAMAMDQAQQMDQGLIDQLFELGLMGVEIPEMYGGTGADFFTSVLVVEELSKADPAIGVLVDVQNTLVTNALRRWASDDQKARYYPQLASDTVGAYALSEAGSGSDAFALACRATQDNDGWILNGQKMWITNGAEAGLFIVFATVDPDAGYKGITAFLVERDSDGFTVGKKEDKLGIRASSTTELILEDVRVAADNVLGEVGSGYKVAIETLNEGRIGIGAQMVGLAQGALDHTVRYVKEREQFGRAIGSFQGVQFQLAEMATEVEAGRLLVYNAARLKDAGQPFLTQAAMAKLFASEMAQRVASLCIDLHGGYGFTKEYPVEKLYRDAKIGTIYEGTSNMQRQTIAKALMR, encoded by the coding sequence ATGCAAACGCTGATCCACGATGCCCAGCGTGCGCTCACGAGCCTCAGTGCACAAGAAAGGATGTTCCAGGAGGCCGTGCGCAACTTCGCCGTCTCTGAGGTAGCCCCCAGAGCGATGGCTATGGATCAGGCCCAACAGATGGACCAGGGGCTGATCGATCAGCTCTTCGAGCTCGGCCTGATGGGTGTCGAGATCCCCGAGATGTACGGGGGAACCGGAGCGGACTTCTTCACGTCGGTGCTGGTCGTGGAGGAGCTGTCGAAGGCCGACCCCGCGATCGGGGTCTTGGTCGACGTGCAGAACACCTTGGTCACCAATGCCCTCCGACGTTGGGCATCAGACGATCAGAAGGCTCGCTACTATCCCCAGCTCGCTTCGGACACCGTGGGTGCGTACGCGCTCTCCGAGGCCGGTAGCGGCTCGGACGCATTCGCGCTGGCGTGTCGGGCAACCCAGGACAACGACGGCTGGATCCTCAACGGCCAGAAGATGTGGATCACGAACGGAGCCGAGGCCGGTCTGTTCATCGTCTTCGCGACCGTAGACCCTGATGCCGGCTACAAGGGAATCACTGCGTTCTTGGTCGAGCGAGACTCCGACGGATTCACGGTCGGCAAGAAGGAGGACAAACTCGGCATTCGCGCGTCCTCGACCACGGAGTTGATCCTCGAAGACGTGCGAGTCGCTGCCGACAACGTGCTCGGCGAGGTCGGCTCAGGGTATAAGGTCGCGATCGAGACGCTCAACGAAGGACGCATCGGCATCGGCGCCCAAATGGTCGGGCTCGCGCAGGGGGCGCTCGACCACACCGTGCGCTACGTGAAGGAGAGAGAGCAGTTCGGGCGAGCGATCGGGTCGTTCCAAGGCGTTCAGTTCCAACTGGCCGAAATGGCCACGGAAGTCGAGGCCGGGCGGCTCTTGGTATACAACGCCGCACGCCTGAAAGATGCGGGTCAGCCGTTCCTCACCCAGGCGGCGATGGCGAAGCTCTTCGCGTCCGAAATGGCCCAGCGGGTGGCGTCATTGTGCATCGACCTGCATGGTGGGTATGGATTCACGAAGGAGTACCCGGTAGAGAAGCTCTATCGGGACGCTAAGATCGGTACGATCTACGAGGGTACGTCGAACATGCAAAGGCAGACGATTGCCAAGGCGCTCATGCGATGA
- the gcvP gene encoding aminomethyl-transferring glycine dehydrogenase — MTRIDAPADFEARHLGPDVADVAAMLEALGYDSLASLVDDTVPTSIRMEGELRLPPALTEAQLLARLREIASTNRVFRSYLGMGYSDTFVPGVILRNIMENPGWYTQYTPYQAEIAQGRLEALLNFQTMVIDLTGLDIANASLLDEATAAAEAMHLAHAEAKGDANTFFVSESCHPQTIEVVKTRAWPLGIEVVVGDHDVFGLHDGVFGVLLQYPCTDGSVIDYRPFVARAKALGAVIVAASDLMALALLTPPGEWGADVVVGNSQRFGVPMGFGGPHAAFMSATESFKRKMPGRIIGVSVDADGNRALRMALQTREQHIRREKATSNICTAQVLLAIMAGAYAVYHGPDGIKTIAERIRDLAGVLSAGLGLLGHELLTETFFDTVRVRPKLDAGDVLARAVEAGINLRDFGDGSLGIALDEVTTADDVDDLFTIFNRGSQAEFFARDLAQRGGAPELPVWARRTTPYLEHEVFNRYHSETEMLRYLHRLESRDLSLNTSMIPLGSCTMKLNATSQMAGVTWPEIGRLHPFAPVDQARGYATLFAELEQWLAEISGFVATSLQPNSGAQGEYTGLLTIRAYHEDRGEHHRNVCLIPASAHGTNPASAVMAGMKVVVVKSTDEGTIDVADLEAKASEHAHDLAAIMVTYPSTHGVFEEEIRDVCRIVHEHGGLVYLDGANLNAQVGLARPGDYGADVCHINLHKTFAIPHGGGGPGMGPICVNEKLAPYLPRHPMHKVGGEKAIGAVSAAPWGSASILVISWAYIAMLGPNGVRRASELAILSANYMAKRLEDHFDILYRSENGLVAHEFIVDLRPLKRATGITEEDVAKRLIDYGFHAPTVSFPVIGTLMIEPTESEPKEELDRFVDALISIHAEIQQVEMGIADAKDNPLKNAPHTAAMCTADEWVHAYSRSQAAYPAPWTREFKFWPPVRRVDNAYGDRNLVCSCPPVEVYAETEGV; from the coding sequence ATGACGCGGATCGATGCCCCCGCAGACTTCGAGGCACGCCATCTAGGGCCCGACGTCGCCGACGTGGCCGCGATGCTCGAGGCGCTTGGATACGACTCGCTCGCCAGCCTTGTGGACGACACGGTCCCGACCTCCATCCGTATGGAGGGTGAGCTCCGGTTGCCCCCGGCTCTGACCGAGGCGCAGCTGCTGGCCAGGCTGCGCGAGATCGCTTCGACGAACCGCGTCTTCCGGTCCTATCTCGGCATGGGGTACAGCGACACGTTCGTGCCAGGGGTGATCCTGCGGAACATCATGGAGAATCCTGGCTGGTATACGCAGTATACGCCCTACCAAGCCGAAATCGCCCAGGGCCGTCTGGAAGCGCTGCTCAACTTCCAGACGATGGTGATCGATCTCACAGGCCTCGACATCGCGAACGCGTCGTTGCTCGATGAGGCGACCGCCGCGGCGGAGGCGATGCACCTCGCGCACGCCGAAGCCAAGGGGGACGCAAACACCTTCTTTGTCTCCGAATCGTGCCACCCACAGACGATCGAGGTCGTGAAGACACGCGCCTGGCCGCTCGGGATCGAGGTGGTCGTGGGGGATCACGACGTCTTCGGGCTGCACGACGGCGTCTTCGGTGTGTTGCTCCAGTATCCGTGTACGGACGGCAGCGTGATCGACTACCGCCCGTTCGTGGCTCGGGCCAAGGCCCTCGGTGCGGTCATCGTGGCAGCGAGCGATCTCATGGCGCTCGCGTTGCTCACTCCACCTGGGGAGTGGGGCGCCGACGTCGTCGTTGGCAACTCGCAGCGCTTCGGCGTGCCGATGGGCTTCGGGGGGCCGCACGCCGCGTTCATGTCCGCCACGGAGTCCTTCAAGCGGAAGATGCCCGGCCGCATCATCGGGGTCTCCGTGGACGCCGACGGCAACCGGGCGCTGCGCATGGCGCTGCAGACCCGTGAGCAGCACATCCGTCGGGAGAAGGCCACGTCGAACATCTGCACCGCGCAGGTGCTGCTTGCCATCATGGCTGGTGCGTACGCGGTGTACCACGGTCCGGACGGTATCAAGACGATCGCTGAACGGATCCGCGACCTGGCAGGAGTTCTTTCGGCCGGACTCGGCTTGCTCGGACACGAACTGCTTACGGAGACGTTCTTCGACACCGTTCGCGTGCGTCCGAAGTTGGATGCTGGCGACGTACTCGCGCGTGCGGTCGAGGCCGGCATCAACCTGCGGGACTTCGGTGACGGGTCGCTGGGTATCGCCCTCGACGAAGTCACGACCGCCGACGACGTGGACGACCTCTTCACGATCTTCAACCGTGGCTCGCAAGCGGAGTTTTTCGCCCGAGACCTTGCGCAGCGCGGAGGGGCCCCCGAGTTGCCTGTTTGGGCTCGTCGAACCACGCCGTATCTCGAGCACGAGGTCTTCAACCGGTACCATTCCGAGACCGAGATGCTGCGGTACCTGCACAGGCTGGAGTCGCGCGACCTCTCGTTGAATACGAGCATGATTCCCCTCGGTTCGTGCACGATGAAGCTGAACGCGACCAGCCAGATGGCCGGCGTGACGTGGCCTGAGATCGGCCGCCTCCATCCCTTCGCGCCGGTGGACCAGGCTCGAGGCTACGCCACGCTCTTCGCCGAACTCGAACAGTGGCTCGCGGAGATCAGTGGTTTCGTCGCCACGTCACTGCAGCCCAACTCGGGCGCACAGGGCGAGTACACAGGCCTGCTGACGATCAGGGCGTACCACGAGGACCGGGGTGAGCATCACAGGAATGTTTGTCTCATCCCGGCGTCGGCCCACGGAACGAACCCCGCGAGCGCGGTCATGGCCGGGATGAAGGTCGTCGTCGTGAAGAGCACGGACGAAGGCACGATCGACGTCGCGGACCTGGAGGCCAAGGCGAGCGAGCACGCCCACGACCTCGCGGCGATCATGGTCACCTACCCCTCCACGCACGGTGTCTTCGAGGAAGAGATCCGTGACGTTTGCCGCATCGTCCACGAGCACGGAGGACTCGTCTACCTGGACGGAGCCAACCTGAACGCACAGGTGGGCCTCGCGCGTCCCGGCGACTACGGTGCGGACGTGTGTCACATCAACCTGCACAAGACGTTCGCGATCCCTCACGGCGGGGGCGGCCCGGGCATGGGTCCGATTTGCGTGAACGAGAAGCTCGCGCCGTACTTGCCGCGCCACCCGATGCACAAAGTAGGCGGGGAGAAAGCGATCGGCGCGGTGTCGGCGGCTCCGTGGGGAAGCGCGAGTATCCTCGTGATCTCCTGGGCCTACATCGCCATGTTGGGCCCGAACGGTGTACGCCGCGCCTCCGAGCTCGCGATTCTCAGTGCCAACTACATGGCGAAGCGCCTCGAGGACCACTTCGACATCCTGTACCGGAGTGAGAACGGGCTCGTCGCCCACGAGTTCATCGTTGACCTGCGCCCGCTCAAGCGCGCCACGGGCATCACAGAAGAAGACGTCGCGAAGAGGCTCATCGACTACGGCTTTCACGCGCCGACGGTATCGTTTCCGGTGATCGGCACGCTAATGATCGAGCCGACCGAGAGCGAGCCGAAGGAGGAGTTGGATCGCTTCGTCGACGCACTCATTTCGATTCACGCGGAGATCCAGCAGGTCGAGATGGGCATCGCAGACGCCAAGGACAACCCGCTCAAGAATGCGCCGCACACCGCCGCGATGTGTACGGCGGACGAGTGGGTCCACGCGTACTCGAGGTCCCAGGCGGCCTACCCGGCTCCGTGGACGCGCGAGTTCAAGTTCTGGCCGCCGGTACGACGCGTGGACAACGCGTACGGAGACCGGAACCTCGTCTGCTCGTGCCCACCGGTCGAGGTGTACGCGGAGACCGAGGGCGTGTAG